One region of Populus trichocarpa isolate Nisqually-1 chromosome 4, P.trichocarpa_v4.1, whole genome shotgun sequence genomic DNA includes:
- the LOC7472561 gene encoding uncharacterized protein LOC7472561 isoform X1 gives MEEEKDAFYVVRKGDIIGVYNNFSDCQLQAQSSSVCNPSVSVFKGYGLPKEAKEYLSSHGLNNAAYSIQAPDVQNDLFGKLLPCPFQEPASSFRAKELDNNFPPKRLPQPLESIKLHGSTSISTNPQKKFLKSDNGVEAKRISSSCLYRYFASLYAYLIPSCILEFDGASKGNPGPAGAGAVLRAEDGSMVCRLREGLGIATNNVAEYRAVLLGLKHALKKGFKYICVQGDSNLVCMQIQGLWKLKNQNLADLCKEAKELKDMFTSFQIKHVPREFNFEADVQANLAANLRDGQIEEDCIRK, from the exons ATGGAGGAAGAAAAGGATGCTTTCTACGTTGTACGGAAAGGGGATATTATTGGGGTTTATAACAACTTCTCTGACTGTCAACTTCAAGCTCAATCTTCTTCT gTGTGCAATCCTTCTGTAAGTGTGTTCAAAGGGTATGGATTGCCTAAGGAGGCGAAAGAGTACCTTTCCTCACATGGGCTCAACAACGCTGCCTATTCTATCCAAGCACCAGATGTTCAAAATGATCTTTTTGGCAAACTTCTTCCTTGCCCTTTTCAG GAACCAGCTTCTTCTTTTAGAGCGAAAGAATTAGACAACAATTTTCCTCCTAAGCGGTTGCCTCAACCGCTTGAATCAATT AAATTGCATGGGtcaacatcaatttcaacaaaTCCTCAGAAAAAGTTTCTGAAATCAGATAATGGAGTGGAAGCTAAAAGGATTTCTTCCAGTTGT TTATATCGATATTTTGCTTCCCTGTATGCATATTTAATT CCCTCCTGCATTCTTGAGTTTGATGGTGCTTCAAAAGGAAATCCGGGACCAGCTGGTGCGGGAGCTGTACTACGAGCTGAAGATGGAAGCATG GTCTGCCGGCTTCGTGAAGGGTTAGGAATTGCAACAAATAATGTTGCTGAATATCGAGCTGTACTTTTAGGACTGAAACATGCGCTTAAGAAAGGGTTTAAATACATTTGTGTGCAAGGAGACTCGAATCTTGTCTGTATGCAG ATTCAGGGTTTatggaaattaaaaaaccagAATCTGGCTGACTTGTGTAAAGAGGCCAAGGAGCTGAAGGATATGTTCACATCATTCCAGATCAAACATGTTCCTAGG GAATTCAACTTTGAAGCTGATGTTCAAGCAAACCTGGCTGCTAATCTTAGGG ATGGTCAGATTGAAGAAGATTGTATCAGAAAGTAA
- the LOC7472561 gene encoding uncharacterized protein LOC7472561 isoform X3 — protein MEEEKDAFYVVRKGDIIGVYNNFSDCQLQAQSSSVCNPSVSVFKGYGLPKEAKEYLSSHGLNNAAYSIQAPDVQNDLFGKLLPCPFQEPASSFRAKELDNNFPPKRLPQPLESIKLHGSTSISTNPQKKFLKSDNGVEAKRISSSCVCRLREGLGIATNNVAEYRAVLLGLKHALKKGFKYICVQGDSNLVCMQIQGLWKLKNQNLADLCKEAKELKDMFTSFQIKHVPREFNFEADVQANLAANLRDGQIEEDCIRK, from the exons ATGGAGGAAGAAAAGGATGCTTTCTACGTTGTACGGAAAGGGGATATTATTGGGGTTTATAACAACTTCTCTGACTGTCAACTTCAAGCTCAATCTTCTTCT gTGTGCAATCCTTCTGTAAGTGTGTTCAAAGGGTATGGATTGCCTAAGGAGGCGAAAGAGTACCTTTCCTCACATGGGCTCAACAACGCTGCCTATTCTATCCAAGCACCAGATGTTCAAAATGATCTTTTTGGCAAACTTCTTCCTTGCCCTTTTCAG GAACCAGCTTCTTCTTTTAGAGCGAAAGAATTAGACAACAATTTTCCTCCTAAGCGGTTGCCTCAACCGCTTGAATCAATT AAATTGCATGGGtcaacatcaatttcaacaaaTCCTCAGAAAAAGTTTCTGAAATCAGATAATGGAGTGGAAGCTAAAAGGATTTCTTCCAGTTGT GTCTGCCGGCTTCGTGAAGGGTTAGGAATTGCAACAAATAATGTTGCTGAATATCGAGCTGTACTTTTAGGACTGAAACATGCGCTTAAGAAAGGGTTTAAATACATTTGTGTGCAAGGAGACTCGAATCTTGTCTGTATGCAG ATTCAGGGTTTatggaaattaaaaaaccagAATCTGGCTGACTTGTGTAAAGAGGCCAAGGAGCTGAAGGATATGTTCACATCATTCCAGATCAAACATGTTCCTAGG GAATTCAACTTTGAAGCTGATGTTCAAGCAAACCTGGCTGCTAATCTTAGGG ATGGTCAGATTGAAGAAGATTGTATCAGAAAGTAA
- the LOC7472561 gene encoding uncharacterized protein LOC7472561 isoform X2, with the protein MEEEKDAFYVVRKGDIIGVYNNFSDCQLQAQSSSVCNPSVSVFKGYGLPKEAKEYLSSHGLNNAAYSIQAPDVQNDLFGKLLPCPFQEPASSFRAKELDNNFPPKRLPQPLESIKLHGSTSISTNPQKKFLKSDNGVEAKRISSSCPSCILEFDGASKGNPGPAGAGAVLRAEDGSMVCRLREGLGIATNNVAEYRAVLLGLKHALKKGFKYICVQGDSNLVCMQIQGLWKLKNQNLADLCKEAKELKDMFTSFQIKHVPREFNFEADVQANLAANLRDGQIEEDCIRK; encoded by the exons ATGGAGGAAGAAAAGGATGCTTTCTACGTTGTACGGAAAGGGGATATTATTGGGGTTTATAACAACTTCTCTGACTGTCAACTTCAAGCTCAATCTTCTTCT gTGTGCAATCCTTCTGTAAGTGTGTTCAAAGGGTATGGATTGCCTAAGGAGGCGAAAGAGTACCTTTCCTCACATGGGCTCAACAACGCTGCCTATTCTATCCAAGCACCAGATGTTCAAAATGATCTTTTTGGCAAACTTCTTCCTTGCCCTTTTCAG GAACCAGCTTCTTCTTTTAGAGCGAAAGAATTAGACAACAATTTTCCTCCTAAGCGGTTGCCTCAACCGCTTGAATCAATT AAATTGCATGGGtcaacatcaatttcaacaaaTCCTCAGAAAAAGTTTCTGAAATCAGATAATGGAGTGGAAGCTAAAAGGATTTCTTCCAGTTGT CCCTCCTGCATTCTTGAGTTTGATGGTGCTTCAAAAGGAAATCCGGGACCAGCTGGTGCGGGAGCTGTACTACGAGCTGAAGATGGAAGCATG GTCTGCCGGCTTCGTGAAGGGTTAGGAATTGCAACAAATAATGTTGCTGAATATCGAGCTGTACTTTTAGGACTGAAACATGCGCTTAAGAAAGGGTTTAAATACATTTGTGTGCAAGGAGACTCGAATCTTGTCTGTATGCAG ATTCAGGGTTTatggaaattaaaaaaccagAATCTGGCTGACTTGTGTAAAGAGGCCAAGGAGCTGAAGGATATGTTCACATCATTCCAGATCAAACATGTTCCTAGG GAATTCAACTTTGAAGCTGATGTTCAAGCAAACCTGGCTGCTAATCTTAGGG ATGGTCAGATTGAAGAAGATTGTATCAGAAAGTAA